The genome window ggcattgggaacgagcaagactcgaacccgccacctccgggttagaatgcgggctggtggccattgggctgacacccaatggttaaTGCTACCAAGTTTTTTTTGGTAGCCGTTCCACTTAGTTGCAATAGATGGTAAAACAAAACTGGAACTTGGTTGCATTTGTAAGCCGATGGCTGTTTAATCTGTATCTTTGTGTGTCTTTTGGCGAGTAGTTTTACATAGTTTGAATAAAGAAAGACTTTAGCTAACCTTTGTATGAATCGTTTTTCAGACCGTAGGTTCTTTCACTCAGGAATATGAACCGTAATGCGATCATAAGCACCTAAAGCAGGGTTCATCATGAGATAATGGACTCATCTGGTTAGCCCCTTCATTAAATATTTCCAGTTTTGTTATAACTTTTAGTAGCTTCATTCATTTGCTCAATTCACACGTACTTTATTGTAAATACTTTATATAATTTACAGCTGGTAGATTGAGGAATACGTCGGTGTTGGTTACTACACTTGATTCCAGTGAAGTATATATTATTATTAGCCTGTGTTCTAGGACCGACACTCAAGTCATTTACATTGATCCAACAAGTGGGTCCCTTCAACATGACAAAAAGCTAGGATACGACGTTTTCCACACCCAAGATGAAGCACTAAATTATATTACCGATGGTTCAAAGTTAGTTTGTAAGAGTACAGTTCATGCAAAAGCTATACTGGGTTATGTTGTACTTGGGAGCACTGCATTGCTGCTTGTTGCAACAAAGTTAGACGCTAGCATTCCGTATTTGCCAGGTGGAGGGTGTGTATACACCATTAGTGAGAGTAAATGGATCAAAATTATGCTTCAAAACCCTCAACCGCAAGGGAAAGGAGAGGTGAAGAATATTCAAGAATTAACGGAACTTGAGATTGACggaaaacattatttttgtgagacGAGAGATATTACCCGCCCGTTCCCTAGTCGGTTTTCGTTACGGAATCCCGATGATGAATTTGTTTGGAATGGATGGCTCTCGTTTGCTTTTAGAAGGATTGGGCTGGAGCATCACTGTGTCGTTTTGCTGCAGGTATCCGTTTAGTTACGTTCATGCTATTTTAGATAGGGTAAACTTATATCTCTTATATAAGTTCATATTTTGGAACCCAAATGATGTGTGTTTGTAACTGCATAAATAGGTAACAAACTTTCCTCTAGTTAATATTCGAGTAACATAGTATTTTCCAACTCATAAAAAGGTAGTACTAGAAAATAATTGGATAGTAGTTACCaaaccatagttgttaatagcgaatagcggaCAATAGCGACAAGcaacctatacgctacgtagcgatagcgatgaaatagcgGGCGGTATTTTATgtttagcgatacactagaagaaaattttagaaatattttatACGTATATTGTATCCAAATACGGTATTTCTATacatatatttaacaaaaaacctaaaatccagctattgtatatgtatattttatcgcaatttatattatattaaaacaaaaaaaccaATGTACCTGAAATCCTGCTATTTTTATCGCTATGGAGGCGCTAAAATCAGATAGCGATGAATGAGCGTTTCGCTACACGCTCTATAGCACTCGCTATGAGGGCTATTAACAACTATGTACCAAACATAGAATCATTTTGAAGTTTCTTACCTCAATAAGAACTTTTTAAAAGCTAGTATAATTCTGAGTAAAGTTGGTATACCATAAAGCACAATAGAAACAATCGAAAGTTCCTTACCTTAAACAGAAACTTTTTGAAAGTTTATTTCTTTTTAGGAGCGAGATAATACGTTATTACATACAATACAATAGAGATTTGAAGAAAGTTGATTACCTTTATATGCAATTAGTAGTCCCTTCTAAAATCTGTTGACTTTATGCTTGTTATTAGACTATTAGTAATCCATGTAAACTTACAGGGATTTGCAGACTATCGAACATTTGGAAGCTCAGGCCAGCAAGAAGGAAACGTTGCTCTTATAGCTCGTCGTAGTAGGTTGCATCCCGGCACTCGTTACTTAGCAAGAGGCCTAAATTCTTGTTACAGTACAGGTACGTTAACATCTTTAATTTTCACACATttattttcttattattttgTTCCTTGTACTAACCAAAAAAGCTGaaagaaaatcaaaataaaataagaccaatttaagatCAAAGTTTACCTTTTGTATTAGAGGTCCTATTATGAGGTGAGCAACCTTGATAGTGTTGGGCTAGTGAAGACTTTATTGGGTCGGTTGTTAAATTAAATAAGGCTCATTATCGTTTCCTATTAACCCTAGTTTTATTTCTGTAAATACCGCTCATTGTAATTGTAATCATGTGCCTTTGAGCTTAATGAAATTACCCAGTTGCAGCCCGTGGACCACTGGGAGGGACCGAACCACGTAAAATTCTTGTGTCGTGTTTATTTTCTGCCTGCGTGTTTATATCGTTTGTGCGTGTGTGTTGGTTCTGTTGTGCCACTTGATACCTAACAGATAGGCCATGAGGGTATTCTGTTTGTACTTGCATAAGTTGTATAGGTATTATATGCTGATGCATTTATCGTATTTCTGATTTTATGCTTTTAATTAGCATATGCATTTGACAGGAAATGAAATCGAGTGTGAGCAACTTGTATGGGTTCCAAAAAGATCTGGTGAAAACGTGCCTTTCAACATGTACATATGGAGACGAGGCACTATTCCTATATGGTGGGGTGCGGAACTAAAGATGACCGCTGCGGAAGCAGCGATTTACGTTTCCGATCGTGATCCGTATAAAGGAAGTGCACGGTATTACCAAAGATTAACCAAAAGATACGATACACGAAACTTAGCTGTACCCGGCGCAAATCAAAATAAAAGCGGTTTAGTTCCTATTGTTTGTGTCAATTTGCTTAGAAACGGAGAAGGGAAATCCGAATCCATTTTAGTTCAACATTTTGAGGAATCATTGAATTATATCCGGTCAACCGGTCAACTTCCTGACACTCGGTTTCACTTGATACATTACGATTGGCATACAAGTAACCGATTGAAAGGCGAACAACAAACCATCGAAGGACTTTGGTACCATCTAAAAGCTCCCACAATATCAATAGGCATTTCCGAAGGTGATTATCAACATTCCCGTATGCAAATAGACGATTGCGAAGGTGAAAAAATATATAACGATGACATCACCGGTTTCTTCTGCTTACGTGTACTTCAAAACGGAGTGATCCGGTACAACTGTGCGGATTCGTTAGATCGTACAAACGCTGCTAGTTATTTTGGTGCACTTCAAGTTTTCACAGAACAATGTAGACGGCTCGGGATATTTCTCGATAATGATGTGGCGTACGATCAGAGTACTCGGAAACATTCATTCTCTGACAAGCCTTGGAAGCGTTTTGATATGACGTTTGAGGAATTCAAACGGTCGACTATTTTATCGCCAATATGTGATTTGGCTGACCTTTTTCTGATTGCTGGTGATATCCATGCGACACTGTACACCGGATCGAAAGCGATGCATAGTCATATTCTTAGCATATTTGGTGAGGAAGCGGCAAAGGCCAAACAATTCTCTGTGGCGCAAAATATGAAAATAACCCTGCAGAGAAGATATAACAACGCGGTTATAGATAGCTCTCGTCAGAAGCAGTTAGAAATGTTCCTTGGGCTAAGGCTTTTCAAGCATCTCCCGTCAGTATCAATTCAGCCTTTGCATGTATGTAACATTAGGGGTTAATAGTTGTTTTTATGTTTAGATTTACACATACATTTTCCAGTTGACCACAATTTTGAACTATTGGAACATATAGTATTATAGTAATTAGGGTTTATTAGTATCAGGCCCACGGGCCCAGTTgatctctatatattgtaatcGCTATTGAACTGATTAATTCCGTTCAATAGCGGCGGAAACGGTATAGAGCTaggttggctctgataccatgtaagatGGTAAAAGACTCAATTGATTCATTCCATTAAATAGCAATTACAATACATAGAGATAAACCGGGCCCGTGGGCCTGATACTGTTAAACCCTAATTACTATAACACTatgggtctgtttggtatggggtaatggaatagatgagagaatggaatggacgaggtaatggaatggacaacggaatgaaatggatcattccattccattgtgatgtttggttactcacatatgaatagaatgaatcattactttgtacaatttgataaacaaaaaaaaaaatgaagtaaacacaactgtattaaagcgacaaaaatataattgactcaataataataataataataataataatatattaatgataaaaaattaataatagatttttcatatatattaatattagtatgaatattaataaatataaatacaaataaaagtataataataataacatatttctttccattccttgaaggaatggaaaaaaaaacacctacataccaaggaatgaaaattgttatatttggaaggagttacattcccttggaatgctccattccattaccaatgataaccaaacatgtttattttcattccatcagaatgatccattccattccacctttcattccttcataccaaacgctacctataTGTTCCAATATTATCATGCTAATGAACATAAGCTTTTGATGCATAGTCTTGATGGTTTCTTGAAGTACAAGCTACCTCTGTTTTGAGGTTTCGTTTTATATTAATTGATATCTCTTCTTTTCTGGATAGGTGCTTAGTAGACGATTTAGCTTCCTTCTTAAGCCGATAGCCAGCATTGACCAGGACCCTGAAGATGGAGATAATCTTCTTAGCTTTAAGCAAAAAAACCTCATATGGGTAATTATGTGTTTTTCTCTAAAATGTTATATTCTAAACCAACACTCTTGTTTTTCTCCGGATGGGAGCTGGTATTAGTTTTTCAAGAAGTTAAAAATTcgaatctaacttataataaaagactccaaataatgccacatggcattctctccttcaacctcctaaattttatttatatttatttaataaatttcttttaatattgatattaattaataaccaatatatagatatcacttatttttattcttatctttatctaaaattaataaattaacttcagttttgcaatttagaccctttgtttttttacttttaacccaaagtttttcatcttttgcaatttaatcccaactctttttttattttcaattttggtccgccatacttttcatctttcccaagttttttgtttcgttctaaattttgtgagttaacgtaccgcaacgtgcgtgtggggttcaacattttttcgtatattttttcccgtttgactggcccgtcgcATGGCCCGTCGcatcacatctatttttctccgtttgacaagttcgtccaacacgcgggtcctggatggacttagttatttttttctatgttttacgtttcgttttaatttctcagcaacgagcgtgcgtgattcaaagattttacgtctgcttttcgctcggcgttatttttttcccgtttttatttattttgtttttaggagcttttccggtgttggtggtcgctaataatggtatagtattgctagTACTTAATACAGTTTTATGACAACTGTCGTACAGATATCCCAACAGGCGTCGGACATAATACAGCTTTTTATCTACCTTGGAGAGCCTTGTCATGTTTGTCAACTTCTTCTCACAGTATCACATGGTGCAGACGATTCAACATATCCATCAACAGTTGATGTGAGAACAGGACGTGATCTCGACGTGCTTAAACTTGTTTTAGAGGTTAGATTACAAACTTTGCATGTTGAATCCGAAATCAAGCCTATTATACTATGATGTAAAATATACCAATGTGTTTACAGGGGGCGTCCATTCCTCGGTGTCCTAATGGTACCAACATCGTGATACCCATACCGGGTGCTGTTAGTAATGACGACATGGGTTTAAAAAGTAGGGAAACCGTACATACCCCTCAAACCAACCCTTCGTTTCTATATAATTTTGAAGGACGAGAGGGCGAATTGGACTTTCTTACTCGTGTTGTCGTACTCACATTCTATCCAGCTGAGTCAACCAGTTCCCCCGTCACTCTGGGTGAGGTACATCGAACAATAACTATATGTTTTTATACACTTTCTAGTGTTTTCTTGTATTATGTAATTTCGTTTAactgtattttttttttcaagtgtGCGTATCATGTTCTTATAGGATTATTTTCAAAATAAATATcctattattttttatttaaaggtcatcatcatcatcatcatcatcatcatcatcatcatcatcatcatcatcatcatcatactcagtaaatcccaccaatagcaaagcaaaggtagggtctgaggagggtaagatgtagacagccttacctctaccccgtaggaatagagaggctgcttccaatgagacccccggctcaatttttatttaaaggtagaaaagaaaataaataaaaaaaacaagtgtgtatatataaatgtgtgtgtatatgatATGTATCCAGGAAGCCCAGGTCCAGATCATGTGGGGCTTTGTAATGGGTCAAAGGAGTTATTGGCAAAGTGGGCTAGTGGGTAACAGGGTAGCTGAAGTTTAGGAGCAGTTTTTATCTACTTACgtttattaatattttatgtTCTAGTTTTTAGAGTAGTCGATGTTTATTCTATAAATATTAGGGTTCTTAAACCTTGTATTTGGAGACCTAATCCTTCTCGAATTGGATTATCTATCTTGTTTGTTCTTATTTCAATCAAATATGAATTTCAGATTCTATcggtatatgtatatatatatatatatatagagagagagagagagagcgagagaAAGTGTATTGTACAATTGGCCTTAACGTACGAGCGTACGCGATGAGTATTCCGCACCTTATATGTATTACATTTATATTtattgtgggggggggggggtttaacgTACAATATTCGTTAACGTACGAGCGTACGATatgaaattacgcacgttataaaactctctaatcacgcatgttgaaaaaccataatcacgcatgttgaaaaaacataatcacgcatgattagggttttgagttttataacgtgcgtaatttcatATCATACGTTAAGGAAtcttgtattttacactttcactatatttataattgtttctgttgtttttattcaaagataaaaaaagaaaattaaaaaattaaaaacagaaaaacaaataggtaaattgccaaaatcgttccCGAGTTAAGGAAATTGCCAAAATCGTGCCCAAGTTAAcgaaattgccaaaatcgtccccgAGTTAACTATACATTTTAACTGGGTTTGTGATTTGGAtggaaatggcaacaaaatgAAACGTTAGGGACTTAGGGGCCCAGTTACCAAAAATTCTTATTTCGGATGTAACAGGAAAaagtgcccaaacctcagggatgattttggcattttactcaattTCTATAATATGAAGTACAAGTCTACAAGATACACTTCCATTAAAAGTTTACCAGTAAATCTGGTTTCTGGTTACCATTACATCTTAATCATTACTGTCTGCTCGTTTGTGTGTATGTGTCACAGGTAGAGGTACTTGGAATATCTCTTCCATGGAGAGACATCTTTGCTTCCGAAGGTCCCGGCCTAAAGTTACGCGAACGCGTTGCTAATATCAAAGATAACGCCAACTCTTTACCATCTAAATCCGGCAGCAATCCAGATATTTTCAGTTTAACAAGTGATGCGTTGCCACCTGTAAAATGTGATACATCCAGAAACAACACTCAGGTAGACCTTTTGTCGGGTGAAGACGTTATTTCAAGACCCGATTCACAACCGATGACGGAAATTAGTTTGCATGATGCATCTCTCGACATGTGTAGTGATCACAAGGAAGAGAATGAGTCTCAAAGAGTTTCAGTGCAAGATAAAACGCCAACCAAAACGGGTGCACAACACTATATAAGTTGCTTTGAAACTTTGACCGCCTTGGTATGCTATATTCTTTATATTCATATATCCTTAAAGACAAAGCCACCAACCCATTTAACCCTCAAACTTTTGTGTAATGTAAAAAGCAACCTTCTAATTTTGTAAATGTCACTTTGACCCCCTCAAGTTTCTAAAGTTCGAGTTTATCCTAAAACTAATTCCTTacgtttttatttttatgtacgtgtcagTATAAGTTCGAGTTTGTCTACGCTTTAATGTAAtttttgtttggaaacaagtcATGTCAGTTACAAAATGGTTTATTTTATGTACATTTTGAGTTGGACTATGTTTTGACGTAAAATTTGTTTGGAAGCtaatcgggtcaaatataatacgttttcattcgatggtataaatttgagttactaAACATTTCGACGTAAATTTAGTTCGGAAACAAGTCGGGTTGATTTTAGTCCATACGTTATCACACGCGTACGACGCCATCACACGtgtttattttatatatgttttgagttggtctacgtttcgacgtaaatttttttTGGCAACAAgccgggtcaaatataatacatttttattCAACGTTATGAATTCGAATTACTCTACGTTTCAATGTAAATTTAGTTTGGAAACGAGTCGGGTTGATTGTAGTCTATAATTTATCACGACGCGTACGCCaacgccgcaacgcgcggcgggtaaAAAAAACTAGTTAGTCTAATGTTGCATTATTGTTGTTACTATATAAGGCATGTATAGATGCAAAAATAACTGACTATGAAGTTTTGCAGGATAAAAAATTAGGGTTCGCAGAAGCAATGAAACTCGAAATCGAACGTCTTCGCCTCAAACTATCAACTGCAGAACGGGATAAAGCGTTATCATCCATTGGCATTGATCCAGCTACAATAAATCCCAATACAATAATAGAAGAATCTTATATAAATTCATTATGCAAAGCGGCAAACACCCTTGCAATTCTTGGTCAAACTTTACTGGAAGACAAAACTGCCAGTTGTATCGGTCTCAATCCTCTTGACGACAACGATGATATAGATTTCTGGAATATTAACAGAATCGGCGAGGGTTGTTGCGGTGAATCATGTCAAGTTCATGCAGAACCTTTGACTATGACTTTGAATTCAACTTGTTCGTCAGAGTCAACGTTTATATGCTCTGCGTGTAAACGCAGGGTTTGCAGGGTTTGTTGTGCGGGTAAAGGCGCTATCGTTCTCCGAAACAACGCCAGTGGATCGAGTCATAATGACGTGGATGGGGTTATTTGTAAATTATGTTGCCAAGATAGTGTTCTTGATGCGTTGACTTTGGATTATACTAGAGTTTTAATTAGTCAACTGAGAAATAGTCAAGCGGAAACCGCTACTTTTAAAGCTTTTGCTCGAGTGGTCGGGGAGAGTTATATATTTGGTAAAAAGGAGTCATTTAATAAGTTCGAAACCGGCAACACCCTTCGACTGTTTCATAATGAAGAGGAATCGTTAGCTGGATTCCCGTTTGGAAGCTATTTGCACGCGGTATTTCCGATTCTTTGATTTTCTTACATGCTAAATTCACTTTTTTAAACGCTTTTTTAGTAGCTCAATACACGTAACAGACCATGTAAACCCATTCTATAAGCTCAAactagaggtggcaaaatgggcATGTTGGGTAACGGGTCGAAACGTATACAAGTCAAAATGAGTGATTAGTGCCAGCCAAAATGGGCTGGTTGGGTTGAACCGACCAACAACAATATTAGGCATGACTTTTTTTAAATAGCCAAGTAATTAACTTGATAAACATGACTGCAAAAACAATATTATCGTTATAGTAATCCGACCTTTCTAATAGAGGAATTTCAAGATTTAGGCATTTGTATACACGCGGAATGACTTTTGGCCCATTTAACCCATTAGAGATAAATCTTAACCCAAATCCATGTATGTGTTACCAACTAATTTAACTAACGTGAACCAGAATATATATTAATTCACTTTTCATTACAACGATATACACTTTATGGTGTAATTCTgacttttaatatatattttgttaatagaTTGAATCCGCTTCGGGTTCAGCGCCACCTTTGTCGTTGCTTGCACCATTGAATAGTGGATTACAACAGTCGTACTGGAGAGCTCCTGCTAGTACCTCTAGTGTTGAGCTTGTTATTGTTCTTGGCAATCTTTCCGATGTCTCCGGAGTTGTTCTTCTTGTTAGTCCATGTGGCTATTCTATGTCTGATGCTCCTACCGTAAGTTACCAAATGGATCGTAACCCAACGGGTGACCTGCAGTCACTTTTTGGTTGCTTTTAATATTTTAGTAGTTTCTTACCTGaataagttcaaatattattcTTCGTATCACCTTATGCACTAATAGAAGCTTTTATGTAAGAAACCTTATATAcaattagggctgcaaacgagccgagccctcaggctcgagctcgggttCGTTTAACTTATGAAAGCTtgagcttgagctcggctcgattcgagctttgtttctaAAGCTGAGTTTGGCTCCTAGGTaattttcaagctcgagctcagctcgtttattatttattaattaatttatattaattgtaattattattttatatataattaagttATCCTTTCATAGTTTTATAGGTAttaattattgttatttaaatatatatttcatatattaataaaaaaattatataaacagtaagcttgtttaggctcgcgagccggctcgagctcgataagcgaagcttgggctcgtttactaaacgagcttgtttttcgGCTCGGCTTGTGCTCGAGCTCGTTTTGGCTcagctcgttcgagctttttctcgagccgagctcgagtattTCGTGAGTAGCTCGGCTCATTTGCACACCTAGTTATATTCTTAAAAGTATAAATGAATTGTGTTTCTTATTGCGTGTAACTCCTCTAATTTCCCCTTATTATTCAGGTGCAAATATGGACAAGCAATAACATACACAAGGAAGAAAGATCATGCGTTGGAAAATGGGACGTTAGATCGCTTATCACCTCTTCTCCGCAGCTTTGTGGGCCAGAACAATCCGGTAACGAGGATCAAACTCCTCGCCACGTCAgatttgactttcgaaacactgtTCGTTGTCGCTTGATATGGGTAAAACTAAGTATTCAGAAAGTTGTTTCAAGTTCCGTTAGTTTCGGGAAAGATTTCAATCTCTTATCCTTCAATGAAGACCCGCCTTTTGGGCCCGGTAGGCGGGCCTCTATAGGAGGGACATCTGAAAGCGATCCGTGTATTCATGCAAAACGAATTCTTGTTGTTGGATGCCCTGTGAAATTAGATATTGGGCGAAGTTTTGAGCATGCTAGTAGCATAAAAAATTGGTTGGAGAAAGCTCCGTTATTGAACAGATACAAGGTATGGTCAATGAGCAACCTTTTCTAATAAGCTAATTTCTATATGTTAAAAAGAAAATGTCAGCATGATCAAACGGGACTGACACGCCAGTTGCCACATCATCTTTTGGCCTGTTTGCAGGCAGATTACCGTCATCAATTTTTTTCATGCTTAACAGTTAACACAAGTCAATAATTTAGAACTTTATTGGTTTTTAAGTTTAACTAGTGGGTTACCACAGCGGGTTCGAAATGcagataaaaataagcaaaggTCTAAATAGTAAGTATAATAAAGGGTAAGggtaaataatgaaaaaaaaagaaaccttattaaagttgaggggctaaacatgtaattattaaagttgaggggctaaacatgtaaTTTTAAAACTTGAGGGGCTAAGTCACTACCCAAGTTGAGGAGCCAAAGTTGGTTGATGTTGACAGAAGTTGTGGAGCTAAACATGTCTTTATTAAATTTGAGGGGCTAAGTATGTCATTATCAAAGTTGAGGGGCCAGCAGGTCATTACAAAAGTTGAGAGACCAAAGTTGGTTGATGTTGtcaaaagttgaggggctaaacatatcgttattaaagttgaggggttaAATATGTCATtaccaaagttgaggggctaaatatgacattatcaaagttgaggggccaaagtTGGTTGATGTTGACAAAATAGCATTTTAAGTACATATAGAATTACCTATAATAGGATTTTGAACAAAGGAAGTTACATTTATATACTCTTTTGAATACGTAATcccatttgacccgttatagACCaaatataagtatataacacGACCCGTTTATCTTGGATGTTTCAGGTTCCGGTTGACTCAGAGAAATTAATTGACAATGATCTCGTGTTGGAACAAAACATTTCCCCATCTTCACCTCTTTCAGCAGGGTTTCGGCTTGATGGTT of Helianthus annuus cultivar XRQ/B chromosome 1, HanXRQr2.0-SUNRISE, whole genome shotgun sequence contains these proteins:
- the LOC110878326 gene encoding probable phosphoinositide phosphatase SAC9 isoform X2 — protein: MHLTGNEIECEQLVWVPKRSGENVPFNMYIWRRGTIPIWWGAELKMTAAEAAIYVSDRDPYKGSARYYQRLTKRYDTRNLAVPGANQNKSGLVPIVCVNLLRNGEGKSESILVQHFEESLNYIRSTGQLPDTRFHLIHYDWHTSNRLKGEQQTIEGLWYHLKAPTISIGISEGDYQHSRMQIDDCEGEKIYNDDITGFFCLRVLQNGVIRYNCADSLDRTNAASYFGALQVFTEQCRRLGIFLDNDVAYDQSTRKHSFSDKPWKRFDMTFEEFKRSTILSPICDLADLFLIAGDIHATLYTGSKAMHSHILSIFGEEAAKAKQFSVAQNMKITLQRRYNNAVIDSSRQKQLEMFLGLRLFKHLPSVSIQPLHVLSRRFSFLLKPIASIDQDPEDGDNLLSFKQKNLIWISQQASDIIQLFIYLGEPCHVCQLLLTVSHGADDSTYPSTVDVRTGRDLDVLKLVLEGASIPRCPNGTNIVIPIPGAVSNDDMGLKSRETVHTPQTNPSFLYNFEGREGELDFLTRVVVLTFYPAESTSSPVTLGEVEVLGISLPWRDIFASEGPGLKLRERVANIKDNANSLPSKSGSNPDIFSLTSDALPPVKCDTSRNNTQVDLLSGEDVISRPDSQPMTEISLHDASLDMCSDHKEENESQRVSVQDKTPTKTGAQHYISCFETLTALDKKLGFAEAMKLEIERLRLKLSTAERDKALSSIGIDPATINPNTIIEESYINSLCKAANTLAILGQTLLEDKTASCIGLNPLDDNDDIDFWNINRIGEGCCGESCQVHAEPLTMTLNSTCSSESTFICSACKRRVCRVCCAGKGAIVLRNNASGSSHNDVDGVICKLCCQDSVLDALTLDYTRVLISQLRNSQAETATFKAFARVVGESYIFGKKESFNKFETGNTLRLFHNEEESLAGFPFGSYLHAIESASGSAPPLSLLAPLNSGLQQSYWRAPASTSSVELVIVLGNLSDVSGVVLLVSPCGYSMSDAPTVQIWTSNNIHKEERSCVGKWDVRSLITSSPQLCGPEQSGNEDQTPRHVRFDFRNTVRCRLIWVKLSIQKVVSSSVSFGKDFNLLSFNEDPPFGPGRRASIGGTSESDPCIHAKRILVVGCPVKLDIGRSFEHASSIKNWLEKAPLLNRYKVPVDSEKLIDNDLVLEQNISPSSPLSAGFRLDGFSAIKPQLTHSPYSDVNPLDTSSIVFEHRFISPAVLHIQVSELQGSPEEMVLVAEYRIPEVKGGTAMYFDFPKVMSSKKMFFRLVGDVTGFADDPEDGGDTGRPVAAGLCLLNRIKLYYYAHPADLGRWASLSGI
- the LOC110878326 gene encoding probable phosphoinositide phosphatase SAC9 isoform X1; the protein is MDSSAGRLRNTSVLVTTLDSSEVYIIISLCSRTDTQVIYIDPTSGSLQHDKKLGYDVFHTQDEALNYITDGSKLVCKSTVHAKAILGYVVLGSTALLLVATKLDASIPYLPGGGCVYTISESKWIKIMLQNPQPQGKGEVKNIQELTELEIDGKHYFCETRDITRPFPSRFSLRNPDDEFVWNGWLSFAFRRIGLEHHCVVLLQGFADYRTFGSSGQQEGNVALIARRSRLHPGTRYLARGLNSCYSTGNEIECEQLVWVPKRSGENVPFNMYIWRRGTIPIWWGAELKMTAAEAAIYVSDRDPYKGSARYYQRLTKRYDTRNLAVPGANQNKSGLVPIVCVNLLRNGEGKSESILVQHFEESLNYIRSTGQLPDTRFHLIHYDWHTSNRLKGEQQTIEGLWYHLKAPTISIGISEGDYQHSRMQIDDCEGEKIYNDDITGFFCLRVLQNGVIRYNCADSLDRTNAASYFGALQVFTEQCRRLGIFLDNDVAYDQSTRKHSFSDKPWKRFDMTFEEFKRSTILSPICDLADLFLIAGDIHATLYTGSKAMHSHILSIFGEEAAKAKQFSVAQNMKITLQRRYNNAVIDSSRQKQLEMFLGLRLFKHLPSVSIQPLHVLSRRFSFLLKPIASIDQDPEDGDNLLSFKQKNLIWISQQASDIIQLFIYLGEPCHVCQLLLTVSHGADDSTYPSTVDVRTGRDLDVLKLVLEGASIPRCPNGTNIVIPIPGAVSNDDMGLKSRETVHTPQTNPSFLYNFEGREGELDFLTRVVVLTFYPAESTSSPVTLGEVEVLGISLPWRDIFASEGPGLKLRERVANIKDNANSLPSKSGSNPDIFSLTSDALPPVKCDTSRNNTQVDLLSGEDVISRPDSQPMTEISLHDASLDMCSDHKEENESQRVSVQDKTPTKTGAQHYISCFETLTALDKKLGFAEAMKLEIERLRLKLSTAERDKALSSIGIDPATINPNTIIEESYINSLCKAANTLAILGQTLLEDKTASCIGLNPLDDNDDIDFWNINRIGEGCCGESCQVHAEPLTMTLNSTCSSESTFICSACKRRVCRVCCAGKGAIVLRNNASGSSHNDVDGVICKLCCQDSVLDALTLDYTRVLISQLRNSQAETATFKAFARVVGESYIFGKKESFNKFETGNTLRLFHNEEESLAGFPFGSYLHAIESASGSAPPLSLLAPLNSGLQQSYWRAPASTSSVELVIVLGNLSDVSGVVLLVSPCGYSMSDAPTVQIWTSNNIHKEERSCVGKWDVRSLITSSPQLCGPEQSGNEDQTPRHVRFDFRNTVRCRLIWVKLSIQKVVSSSVSFGKDFNLLSFNEDPPFGPGRRASIGGTSESDPCIHAKRILVVGCPVKLDIGRSFEHASSIKNWLEKAPLLNRYKVPVDSEKLIDNDLVLEQNISPSSPLSAGFRLDGFSAIKPQLTHSPYSDVNPLDTSSIVFEHRFISPAVLHIQVSELQGSPEEMVLVAEYRIPEVKGGTAMYFDFPKVMSSKKMFFRLVGDVTGFADDPEDGGDTGRPVAAGLCLLNRIKLYYYAHPADLGRWASLSGI